The window CGAAACGTCTATCCTGCTCAGGTGGGCGTACAGGTACATGTGCACGCCGTCGTAAATGCATACAGTGTTGCCGTACCCGCCCCACCATCCTGCAAAGACCACCGCGCCGCCGGAAACCGACACCACCGCTGTGCCTTCCGGTGCGGCGATGTCGATGCCCTGGTGCAGGTGTCCCGGCCTGGGTTCGTGGAACCAGCCCGTGATCTTCCGGTGCCCCGGTACCGGCCACACCGCTCCGGCCTGCATGCCTTCAGCGTACCCCAGTATGTCCGGGATGTAGTGTTCCTTCCCGTTAATGGCCCTGTCAACGTCGTCGCCAAAACCCCCGTATTTCGCCAGGGCCTTCAGCACCTGCGGGTCAGATTTCCACCCGTCATTTTTCCAATCAATGCTTTTGGGGTCACCCATATAATCGGCTAGTACCAGTGCTCCGGCCAGTATTTGCGCCCTGGGGTCCCACTGGTAGAGTTCCGGCGGCGAGAACCCCAGCCGGAGCCACCTGTCCTTCCAGTAGTCCGGGTGCTGCTGGGAAATCCCGAAACAGCCGGTACCGGTGTTGACTGCCGTGGGATCCCAGGACGATTCCCTCTGAAAGACGGCCGCCAGGAACCACCAGGGTATCCCGAACCTTTCCTCCGCTTCCTTCAAAAACGGCATGTACTCCGGCGGAACCATCGCCCCGGAAGCAATTGTTTCCGCCCCGTAATTGGAAGTGAGCCACTGAAGCCATTCCTTCTGCTGCGTGAATCCTTCTCCGGCCTCCATCACCCAGTAGCGCGTTTGTTCTATCTGTTTCTCTTTGTCCAAAATTCCATCAAGTTTGTACAGGTTCTTCAGGTACTGCTTAATCCACTGATACCTGTCCGGCCAGAGCTGGATTGTGTCCTTAAGCTGCCAGGTCCGGGTCGTTACCGTGCACTCGCCGGACCGGTGCGTCTCCGTGACTTCCTCGTAGTGGTACTGGTACCACCCGTATATCGTGTGGGC of the Desulfofundulus luciae genome contains:
- a CDS encoding M23 family metallopeptidase, encoding MREAEDRAREYADRALAAGKAAGRRIGSFLLKKLAVLLLPFLPWVLVGVAVFLGIAVLVAGIYSTMSPQSYMTGVVSSPQDKVIRAKYERLTSTVWGEGPAWNAADTYLVPEESFRSFRYYPQTGFENMHALKDEYRHDFDLRLRWGTVHAVCLYWQYIFNKQEIPDWLREKVAKDLHPHFYYIKRTESYSVSCPKGSHSETHDVYLLVEAHTIYGWYQYHYEEVTETHRSGECTVTTRTWQLKDTIQLWPDRYQWIKQYLKNLYKLDGILDKEKQIEQTRYWVMEAGEGFTQQKEWLQWLTSNYGAETIASGAMVPPEYMPFLKEAEERFGIPWWFLAAVFQRESSWDPTAVNTGTGCFGISQQHPDYWKDRWLRLGFSPPELYQWDPRAQILAGALVLADYMGDPKSIDWKNDGWKSDPQVLKALAKYGGFGDDVDRAINGKEHYIPDILGYAEGMQAGAVWPVPGHRKITGWFHEPRPGHLHQGIDIAAPEGTAVVSVSGGAVVFAGWWGGYGNTVCIYDGVHMYLYAHLSRIDVSEKQAVRPGDRIGAVGNTGNSYGPHLHFGITEGGLMCPYRDDPDAHWINPLLVVQPQ